A genomic region of Ananas comosus cultivar F153 unplaced genomic scaffold, ASM154086v1, whole genome shotgun sequence contains the following coding sequences:
- the LOC109704698 gene encoding 30S ribosomal protein S17, chloroplastic-like, with protein MLLTSPFLHPPSSSSSLTCSTFLHGPLPLPANFKTLTLAPSPPPSSLPVVRAMKKLQGRVVCATNDKTVAVEVVRLAPHPKYKRRVRKKKKYQAHDPENLFKVGDFVQLEKSRPISKTKTFLAVPVAARNAPKPVDPVPSALLDLPPLQSQQQPTAPQE; from the coding sequence ATGCTCCTCACCTCCCCCTTCCTCCatcccccttcctcctcctcctccctcactTGCTCTACCTTCCTCCATGggcccctccccctccccgccaacttcaaaaccctaaccctagctcctTCCCCTCCCCCTTCCTCCCTCCCCGTGGTCCGCGCCATGAAGAAGCTACAGGGGCGCGTGGTGTGCGCCACCAACGACAAGACCGTGGCCGTGGAGGTGGTGCGCCTCGCCCCCCACCCCAAGTACAAGCGCCGCGTCCGCAAGAAGAAGAAGTACCAGGCCCACGACCCGGAGAACCTGTTCAAGGTCGGCGACTTCGTCCAGCTCGAGAAGTCCCGCCCCATCAGCAAGACCAAGACCTTCCTCGCCGTCCCCGTCGCCGCCAGGAACGCCCCCAAGCCCGTCGACCCCGTCCCCTCCGCCCTCCTCGACCTTCCCCCCCTCCAATCCCAGCAGCAGCCCACGGCGCCGCAGGAATGA